The Biomphalaria glabrata chromosome 6, xgBioGlab47.1, whole genome shotgun sequence genomic interval TTTGTGTGATTTTTGTGATGTTCCTATTGACaaactacaaataaaataaGCTGTAGCAGCCTGATTCTTCTGCTACATTAAGCAATTAATGAACAATACACATtccattttaattatttctaatttaaaaaaaatgtatttatttcatttagctTTGGGAAGTCCTTCCCTTGACCAACGGGTTATGAGCAGAAGCATGAGATATGTTGGGGAACCCACAACACAGTTTAGTGAATTTGGAGGTGTGCCCCCGGCAAACATaggagctttaaaaaaacaagtgagGTTTGGTCAGTTCAATCCCCCGATGAGGGTTACAAGAGGTAAGTAGCCtaattctaaattttaaaactataacaaCACAACAGCATTTTAAGTGATGATGAGGAACAATATTGAGAAGCAAAAGTCATCAAGATCTCACAAGGAACAATGACTTTAGGAATCTGACTGGCATCTAGCATGTAGAAAATTTAAAACCCAGCTAAACATGGAATAATGTGTTCACCTTTTACGTATAAACTCTAATCAACATGCACATGCCACTATATACTTAGGTTAAGGGAAATTTGATGGACTGAAAGAAAGAATGCAAGAACTAGATTTCATACAAACCATATGCTGTACACTCCTCTGAACAGAAGTGGAAATCAGTTTAGTTATGATATTAATGATACATTAATTATCACAATGGGTAGAGTTTTCTAAAAGATCTAATCAGAAAGGGGTAAATTTAATGAACTAGTTTATATAAACTACCAGTTTAAAGCTCATGAAAGTGAGCACTTTAGGTTTCAGTACACAATCTGATTGTCAGaaactagtagatctaaatgctgTCTACAAGAGAGCATGGGAATCAATGTGGAAAATATGTTCTTCTGACAGACTAAAAGAATATCATTGATCAGTAGAGTAGTGCTTGAAGCACATGAAAAATGATTTAAACCATACAAGGAATAAAGAGGTTTATTGGTTGGGTGCCAAGAAGAGAcataattattacatttaacTATTTGCTGTTTTCAGGATATCGAACTATTGACAGCCTGTATCCCAAGTCAACAGCTCCACTTGATGGAGGTCAGCCTCGTCAGTCTAGTGTCATGGATGAAGTCAAAACACTAAATGCTTTGAATGCTTGTGCCCAATATGACAAGGTTGATAAACTAGCCAACAGCAACCCTCAAGATAAAAAACCCTACGAACTGACTAGTGCACAAGAACAGGTAGTACAAAAGAGAGTATAAATAACAATATGGCCAATATATAATATGGGAAAAGGGAATATATACTGCCATCTCATTTTGAAGTAAAGTGTGTTGGTTATTTATGAAGATGGTGACTGACATTGAAAGTTTATTCTCACACAACAGGCGGGTGCTTATTATCATTGTATTCTTGCATGGAAGTGGTACCTCTCTATATTGTGTggaattaaaattaatagttttatgattttgtttttaaatgtcctGCCTGTTTCCAAGGTAAATCTGCACCCTGAGCACATTATTGCATAAACCAACCCTTTGCTGTTACAATTGAATTTATCCCTGATAACTAAAAGCCTACTTGTTAGTAGCTAATGAAAGCGTGAACATCCATGTCCAGCAAGGTTTCCTATATgaatgttaatgtttttttgtataGAATTGGTCACCCCTGCTGTAGTATATATTATTGTCAATACTTCATAAACCTTTCAAGTCATTTCTGTCAGTTTTTCTGAAACAATAGTAAGTTATTAGAGCTTTCACATACTTTTAAAATCTCAATTTAtcaaaatgttaaatttaacCTTAATGTATATGACTTTTTTTATGCAGGCTGGCATAAACACCAATTACCCTGGTCGAACAGAATACATGTTGCGATATACAAAGCCTGAGAGAGATATGGGCACGACTGAGTTCAAAATTAATCCATCACCTGACTTTAGCATCTATGGCCGACCGATGCAGACCAGTGTCTACCATCCCAGTATTACTGAATATCAAGCCCGCTATGACTGGCCCAGCTGTGATAAAATCGTGAGGTTACCATGGCTAAGAAATTAACAAGAGAAGaaaattcaaaattaattaactaacatCTTGAGACATAGCTTTAAAAAGTACAcaaaaaaggaactttttttttcaaacaatgaGTAAGAAAAGGCtgggttttttgttttcaatgtaagttagataataataaaagtaaaaaagtttttttttaattgtgaatgCAGTACTGTATATAAATAGACCTTAACcgaaaaatcaaacaaacaagaatGGACTC includes:
- the LOC106064440 gene encoding uncharacterized protein LOC106064440, with amino-acid sequence MASRKNGILPQWARTVKNEIQDFLQSGNYYVTEELAKEVSVINNELDHLSLDDTFLTSSKDWQSKPGNFTPSETSHHYSGALNAINKVGANLRECKFRLSNKSINGKQENQLRELHQWAVSCLKNAQQELEPFTFDAADRIKQFGDSIGVTDRYTGYRNNLSRNTRDPFKMNTTWMDKGGELGLMNNLTRSHTTLGSPSLDQRVMSRSMRYVGEPTTQFSEFGGVPPANIGALKKQVRFGQFNPPMRVTRGYRTIDSLYPKSTAPLDGGQPRQSSVMDEVKTLNALNACAQYDKVDKLANSNPQDKKPYELTSAQEQAGINTNYPGRTEYMLRYTKPERDMGTTEFKINPSPDFSIYGRPMQTSVYHPSITEYQARYDWPSCDKIVRLPWLRN